From Topomyia yanbarensis strain Yona2022 chromosome 1, ASM3024719v1, whole genome shotgun sequence, one genomic window encodes:
- the LOC131676642 gene encoding GIGYF family protein Gyf has protein sequence MGDAINFGPAWLRKVATFDSNAVSSIGGPPHSNINNNTSSSSTTNNQTIISNNNNNNSSSSISAGGGGGSTSSSAANAAAAAAAAAAAAAAATTTTRYALAEFRYGREEMLALFDVKAVKTPEILVNFKNLYVEKPQCPLALTPCTDDDVVPEPDTRRTWQSRSISLGVPGRGARGGSVDRGRGRGRGLYLGYQRSTSYYDDESRSVGRGERPWLERNGTGGTLSGSGGGSGGGSSGGGGGAGSEVDWNSSASSPRKEFGVRARTANMESWRRVRPDDEPSATDWRSGSLNTSGLSTGSSLRDKWSRSTSWREEDRGTSDGSGMVRSGNSLHSSASSERISSSSGAYKPRLSALSGGGVSDLNTSGGGGGGGERISALRRNWDPEDQLPEWATENPSDYGGSFDASGAFHDSDNDVDGRLEDDSSKANHVDRKTGSDTSSRKSVSSKEGSAPKDELPNHVSDKDELLPEPKKESTKEERREVDQKDEVESSRSKEDSLSGKALSSSRESINSHPSSVEAPKVTQEMVIESDIPKPTTNNSSNILNNAKSNESGSHSIEAQPSDEPKKSASSSSVDRMQEVADDMVAQLIMDDEYTGGNDMDPTPVPRSIDKSPVLDSQIPMNLLLPKDPVAMQQLFGGNGGSANRNMLLSDVNRSMLHGVGPQMPSLHPGTDIWYYRDPQGKVQGPFPASEMTEWYRAGYFDDSLSVRRACDEIYTTLGTLVALCSGAIPFLNSMNIPPIKSNTVNSKQQSQPSPAPTSSFQQQKPASTLQHLHQQNQPLDTDLSAQFQFTKKLNLLRQQSIVMQKLEQFENWRLLTPDQQNAIIAQHVAQLQLSESMLISPSLPPPTSSTNPPNSASIFGGVVPQQESLVNLKQAQQQHTQQQAQVQQQSQPQPSPHPVLEQLQKSNSLNSPFQKMSIPDFGQSQTGRPMLGNLNVDPIAGHDSLGQLIHSINFNHQPSVQNLPLSASMLLKHNMMSNMTTQSHQQQQQQQQHQSQQPPIPKSNIENDPIQSLLMQLSMHKQQQQPPSAQPAKAPVELMSPWLQTQSMPQHQSSLRPLSSGWGDLPATSASSFGSLITPQPPQSQPQPHLGGGHPLSNANVANEPQAPSVVSLFKHHQQAEKQNQEKLISESQQQKQQQHLPQHHPQQQQQQQQQQQQQLHHQQQLQQQTQHHHHQQQQQQQLQQQQHQQQQANHQPNQQFERTPQKQPMESIVTQQQYAPKPAKEDRKEQEHFHQQQQTQQQQHQAHHFQQTVKVEKQQVTKSNNKMVNNVDVEEQLVAAASKTAPQKGNKKQHTNQQQQQHKQHHLDDEQGEFINLKKEMEEKKRQKELKKQQQEEIKRKQLEEKKKQEEMEAQKKAKLLEAQRREAHKIQEQQPQQQQQQQAPPQRPATKVAPWSASSAETVNSGPSLAEIQKAERERRAALVRQEQSLREQQQQQEMVELQSQLDSKLKWNPQNLMPQNIKSLAEIQAEEAASAERAREKNAAAITAAAIAASSSKPSKKDDLLGTAVWQSHGNVLTWNTAKLWGNSGDEQNNVSSGGFWEEPNPSAKNGRQKQNHQQSAHHQQQQQQQQSQNQKQMLSKSKTMGSISTASSSNAVAAAKQQQQKSHHQQQQQHQHQQQGRNAIANKGSGAGKNATGFTGAGGERKERVSASDQTSEFTGWCTRALISLNSNVDIPTFVGFLQDIESPFEVKDYIRLYLGETKECSEFAKQFLERRSKYKNLMRQKNAHIDDMCKPAPAINPSSNDFQEIKGKGKKVKKNKMTKLDNRILGFSVTAAPDRLNVGDRDYGDNA, from the exons atGGGTGACGCTATCAACTTTGGACCCGCGTGGCTGCGTAAAGTTGCTACTTTCGATAGTAACGCTGTGAGCAGCATCGGTGGACCACCCCATAGTAACATCAATAAtaacaccagcagcagcagcaccacTAATAATCAGACGATCATCagtaacaataataacaacaataGTAGCAGCTCGATCTCGGCTGGTGGTGGGGGTGGATCGACTAGTTCATCGGCTGCcaatgcagcagcagcagctgctGCTGCCGCCGCCGCTGCGGCAGCCGCAACCACAACGACCCGATACGCATTGGCCGAGTTTAGGTATGGGAGGGAGGAGATGCTGGCACTATTCGACGTGAAAGCGGTTAAGACGCCAGAGATATTGGTTAACTTCAAAAACCTGTATGTTGAGAAGCCCCAGTGTCCTCTGGCGTTAACCCCTTGTACTGACGACGATGTGGTACCGGAACCGGATACCAGG cGTACTTGGCAGTCCAGAAGTATTTCGTTAGGCGTGCCAGGACGTGGTGCCCGGGGCGGTTCAGTGGACCGAGGAAGAGGTCGTGGTAGAGGGCTCTATCTCGGGTACCAAAGGTCGACCTCTTACTACGACGATGAGTCCAGAAGCGTGGGAAGA GGTGAACGACCATGGCTGGAACGCAACGGTACCGGTGGGACCCTCAGCGGCAGCGGCGGCGGTAGTGGAGGTGGTAGCagtggcggcggcggcggcgctgGAAGCGAAGTGGATTGGAATAGTTCCGCGTCATCACCCCGCAAGGAGTTCGGGGTACGGGCCCGGACCGCCAACATGGAAAGTTGGCGCCGGGTTCGTCCAGATGATGAACCAAGTGCCACCGATTGGCGCAGTGGCAGTTTGAATACGTCCGGATTGTCCACCGGTTCGAGCTTGCGGGACAAGTGGTCACGTTCGACTAGCTGGCGCGAAGAGGATAGAGGAACGAGCGATGGTTCGGGGATGGTCCGATCTGGGAATAGTTTGCATTCTTCGGCAAGCAGTGAACGGATCAGTTCATCATCTGGGGCATATAAACCGCGGCTGTCGGCATTGAGCGGCGGTGGTGTGAGTGATTTAAATACTAGTGGAGGAGGCGGTGGCGGTGGAGAACGGATAAGTGCATTGCGGCGAAATTGGGATCCGGAGGACCAGCTTCCCGAGTGGGCAACAGAGAATCCCTCGGATTACGGTGGAAGCTTTGATGCTAGTGGGGCGTTCCATGATTCCGATAATGACGTCGATGGCAGGTTAGAGGACGACAGTAGTAAGGCGAATCATGTAGACAGGAAGACAGGTTCGGATACGAGTTCTAGGAAGAGTGTTTCTTCAAAAGAAGGAAGTGCACCTAAGGATGAACTGCCTAATCACGTATCGGATAAGGATGAATTGCTACCGGAACCCAAAAAGGAGAGCACTAAAGAAGAACGTCGTGAGGTAGACCAAAAAGATGAAGTTGAGTCCAGTAGATCGAAAGAGGATTCATTAAGTGGAAAGGCACTTTCGTCATCCCGTGAATCTATTAATTCACATCCTTCGTCTGTGGAAGCTCCCAAGGTAACCCAGGAAATGGTGATCGAAAGTGACATCCCTAAACCAACCACTAACAACAGCAGTAACATTCTGAACAATGCTAAATCCAACGAATCTGGCAGTCATAGCATCGAGGCACAGCCCAGTGACGAACCGAAGAAGTCCGCGTCCAGCTCTAGTGTTGATCGTATGCAAGAAGTGGCCGATGATATGGTTGCACAGTTAATCATGGACGATGAATATACGGGTGGTAATGACATGGATCCTACTCCAGTACCCCGATCCATCGACAAATCGCCTGTTCTGGATTCGCAAATTCCGATGAACTTACTGCTTCCGAAAGATCCTGTAGCAATGCAGCAGCTATTCGGAGGAAATGGCGGTAGTGCAAATCGAAACATGCTTCTTTCGGATGTTAATCGATCTATGTTGCATGGCGTTGGGCCACAAATGCCATCTTTGCATCCAGGAACGGATATTTGGTATTACAGGGATCCACAGGGTAAAGTTCAGGGTCCGTTCCCAGCGTCAGAAATGACCGAGTGGTATCGGGCGGGATATTTCGACGATTCTCTCTCGGTGCGTCGAGCATGCGACGAAATATACACGACTTTGGGGACGCTTGTAGCGCTCTGCAGCGGTGCCATTCCATTTTTGAACTCGATGAATATACCACCGATTAAGAGCAATACTGTTAACTCAAAGCAACAGTCACAACCTTCTCCAGCTCCGACTAGCTCATTCCAGCAACAAAAACCTGCCTCTACACTTCAGCACCTTCATCAGCAAAATCAGCCACTTGATACAGACCTCTCAGCTCAGTTCCAGTTCACCAAAAAGCTTAATCTTCTTAGGCAGCAAAGTATCGTGATGCAGAAACTAGAACAGTTCGAAAACTGGCGACTACTCACTCCGGATCAGCAAAATGCCATCATCGCTCAACATGTGGCACAGCTGCAGTTGAGTGAAAGCATGTTGATATCCCCATCGCTTCCACCGCCAACCAGCTCAACGAACCCCCCGAATTCGGCAAGTATTTTCGGTGGTGTTGTGCCCCAACAAGAATCGCTAGTCAATCTCAAACAGGCGCAACAACAGCATACCCAACAACAGGCTCAAGTACAGCAACAATCACAACCACAACCCAGTCCTCATCCCGTACTAGAACAGTTGCAAAAGTCCAACAGCCTGAACAGTCCGTTCCAGAAAATGTCGATACCCGATTTCGGACAATCCCAAACCGGACGGCCCATGCTTG GCAACCTTAACGTCGATCCTATTGCCGGCCACGACAGTCTGGGACAGCTGATTCATAGCATTAATTTTAACCACCAACCTTCAGTACAAAACCTTCCGCTTAGCGCCAGCATGCTGCTGAAACATAATATGATGAGTAACATGACGACACAATcccatcagcagcagcagcagcaacaacaacatcaATCGCAACAACCACCCATACCTAAATCGAACATAGAAAACGATCCAATTCAGTCGTTGTTGATGCAACTATCGATGCataaacagcagcagcaaccacCATCAGCTCAACCAGCAAAGGCACCAGTGGAACTGATGTCACCGTGGTTACAAACGCAATCAATGCCACAGCATCAGTCAAGTTTACGCCCGCTGAGTAGTGGATGGGGCGACCTGCCAGCGACGAGTGCATCCTCGTTTGGTTCGTTAATAACCCCACAACCGCCCCAATCTCAGCCGCAGCCACATTTGGGTGGTGGTCATCCACTGAGCAATGCAAATGTTGCCAATGAACCACAGGCCCCATCGGTTGTTTCGCTGTTTAAGCACCACCAACAGGCCGAAAAGCAGAATCAAGAGAAACTAATCTCTGAGTCTCAACAACAGAAGCAGCAACAACATCTGCCACAGCATCAtccacaacaacaacaacagcagcagcagcagcaacaacaacagttGCACCACCAACAACAGTTGCAGCAACAAACccaacatcatcatcatcagcaacaacaacaacaacagctgcaacagcaacaacaccagcagcagcaagcaAATCATCAACCAAATCAGCAATTCGAACGTACTCCGCAGAAGCAACCAATGGAAAGCATTGTCACTCAGCAACAATACGCTCCGAAACCTGCCAAAGAGGACAGAAAGGAGCAGGAACATTTCCATCAGCAACAGCAAACCCAACAGCAACAGCATCAAGCTCATCATTTCCAACAGACTGTCAAAGTAGAGAAGCAGCAAGTTACAAAATCGaacaacaagatggttaacaaCGTAGATGTTGAAGAGCAGCTCGTTGCTGCTGCAAGCAAGACTGCCCCACAAAAGGGGAACAAAAAGCAACATACAaatcagcagcaacagcagcataaACAACATCACCTGGATGATGAGCAAGGAGAATTTATCAATCTTAAGAAAGAGATGGAGGAAAAGAAACGACAAAAGGAGCTGAAGAAGCAGCAACAGGAAGAAATCAAACGGAAGCAGCTTGAGGAAAAAAAGAAACAGGAAGAGATGGAAGCTCAGAAAAAGGCTAAACTTCTAGAAGCTCAACGTCGTGAGGCTCATAAGATACAAGAACAGCAaccgcaacaacaacaacaacagcaagctCCACCACAGCGCCCTGCTACCAAGGTTGCTCCGTGGTCTGCTTCCTCTGCCGAAACTGTTAATAGCGGACCAAGCCTAGCAGAAATACAAAAGGCAGAACGTGAACGTCGTGCCGCTTTGGTTCGTCAGGAGCAATCGCTTCGGgaacagcaacaacagcaggAAATGGTTGAACTTCAATCCCAGCTCGACAGTAAGCTTAAATGGAACCCCCAGAATTTGATGCCTCAAAACATCAAGTCTCTGGCGGAGATTCAGGCCGAGGAAGCCGCCTCTGCGGAGCGTGCTCGTGAGAAAAATGCCGCTGCCATCACTGCGGCTGCCATTGCAGCTTCCTCTTCGAAGCCTTCGAAGAAAGATGATTTGCTTGGAACGGCCGTCTGGCAGAGCCATGGCAACGTCCTAACCTGGAACACTGCCAAACTTTGGGGAAACTCTGGCGACGAACAGAACAATGTTAGCTCTGGAGGTTTCTGGGAGGAACCAAATCCTTCTGCTAAGAACGGCCGTCAAAAGCAGAATCACCAGCAGTCGGCTCACcatcaacaacagcagcagcagcaacagtcgCAGAACCAGAAGCAAATGTTGAGCAAGAGCAAAACAATGGGAAGCATCTCGACTGCTTCGTCTTCGAATGCTGTAGCAGCTGCCAAGCAGCAACAGCAGAAGAGTCATcatcagcaacagcagcagcaccagCACCAACAGCAGGGTCGGAATGCGATTGCTAACAAGGGTTCGGGTGCTGGAAAAAATGCTACTGGTTTCACTGGTGCCGGAGGCGAAAGAAAGGAGCGCGTATCGGCGTCTGATCAGACTAGTGAGTTCACCGGATGGTGCACTCGTGCGCTTATTTCGCTGAACAGCAACGTTGATA TTCCGACATTCGTTGGTTTTCTGCAGGATATCGAGTCACCATTCGAGGTGAAGGACTACATTCGATTGTATCTTG GCGAAACGAAAGAATGCTCCGAGTTTGCCAAGCAATTCCTGGAGAGACGCTCCAAGTACAAGAATCTGATGCGCCAAAAGAATGCACACATTGACGATATGTGCAAGCCCGCTCCGGCCATCAATCCCTCGTCCAACGATTTCCAGGAAATAAAG GGCAAAGGTAAGAAAGtgaagaaaaacaaaatgaCCAAGCTCGATAATCGAATTCTGGGCTTTTCGGTGACCGCTGCCCCGGACCGCCTGAATGTGGGTGATCGCGACTACGGCGATAATGCCTAA
- the LOC131693358 gene encoding anionic trypsin-like — protein MFSCVVSAQQLLVKSILFSLLANELALGRPIVNGLVPEYLEQFHFAVSLQRTEDAAGGTNRTHFCGGTYIGDGWIVTANHCITSFSSENDTIITYIGGHQLNGTDHWRVFSIDKTISNPSYNRYTLDGDIALLHVDVTTSDGHFLDSLDEMIEGTLLLPTRSLAGGGVFDSNVLNLIGDREEEHENEYGSEECHIYGYGSATFYGPGSNLLQYGPVQPLGHRECREMLGPVVAPAAANSGMFCAIGLADACKGDSGGGLVCRRRLTGPSEVESFDNARPYTLRGVISYGAGCGLPASPGVYADVGFYWDWIQEQILMTSQSNIVSSK, from the exons ATGTTCTCCTGCGTTGTATCGGCACAACAGTTGCTAGTGAAGTCGATATTATTCTCACTCCTGGCCAACGAACTTGCACTCGGACGGCCGATTGTAAACGGATTGGTACCGGAATATCTCGAACAGTTCCATTTTGCAGTATCTCTTCAACGGACCGAGGATGCTGCAGGAGGAACCAACCGGACGCACTTTTGCGGTGGGACATACATTGGCGATGGATGGATTGTGACTGCTAATCACTGCATTACTAGTTT CAGCAGCGAGAATGATACAATCATAACCTACATTGGGGGGCATCAGCTAAACGGCACCGATCATTGGAGGGTTTTTTCGATTGATAAGACAATCAGTAATCCAAGTTATAATCG ATATACTCTGGACGGTGACATTGCCTTACTGCACGTAGATGTCACCACTTCTGACGGTCATTTTCTTGATTCACTAGACGAAATGATAGAAGGTACACTTTTATTACCAACAAGGTCACTCGCCGGTGGCGGTGTTTTCGATTCTAATGTCCTTAATCTAATTGGTGACCGAGAGGAGGAACATGAGAACGAGTACGGTTCGGAAGAGTGTCACATCTATGGCTATGGATCAGCCACGTTCTATGGCCCTGGCAGCAATTTGTTGCAATACGGTCCCGTCCAACCGCTCGGTCACAGAGAGTGTAGGGAAATGCTTGGGCCGGTAGTAGCGCCGGCAGCGGCCAATTCTGGAATGTTCTGCGCGATTGGATTAGCCGATGCTTGTAAG GGAGACTCCGGCGGAGGGCTGGTATGCCGTCGAAGGTTAACTGGACCGTCGGAGGTAGAATCGTTCGATAACGCAAGACCGTACACACTGCGTGGGGTGATTTCCTATGGTGCTGGCTGTGGTCTTCCTGCGTCACCGGGAGTCTACGCCGATGTTGGATTCTATTGGGACTGGATTCAGGAGCAAATATTAATGACATCTCAATCGAATATTGTAAGTTCGAaataa
- the LOC131676643 gene encoding organic cation transporter protein, translating to MSGDETKKDVCNVESGTAAADSCQQQLNNGNGKICVQSAPGDLKQIVLDGLEKKGDRGIWLWVLFFLCLTPNILNGFHVSSYVFLGKMPENYYCLIPSLLQNGWTHDEIRNISTSSGITKNGTCTVLNWDYAHLAGMNYQAALDFISEKPRPNQVSCLGTPSLEMYYEQQSGASIVPEWDLICERTALRSTVQVALSVGKFLGASTFGVLSDKYGRKSSFTVAALLYVVASLLTTFSPYYVLLLLGRVGLGASASGVFYPAFALLTENIGVRHRSWMSIAFNFSYPIGMLILALAAYYINQWRDLSLALTIPSFLLIIHLYFLVESPRWLLSKGRERRAYQMVFGRKPPQELCDNDKELSQEEIAAAVAKNVDVPKTPLGVRIKQTFSEFTKLYGTPKLCRRALICHFTWCVTSLCYYVTALNADNFAANRNVYVATTGSVDILAYIVSMIVLAYFGRKSTSFCFFLYAGICLLVVLAIPRESTNLVVTLAMLGRLGITAVYAVVTLHTAELFPTEIRNTALGICSTMAHVGSIAAPYIVDLLGQFAWWIPTTICGTAVLVAALFTLLHPETRDAALKDHAKQETDASGDSEPMKQ from the exons ATGAGTGGTGATGAAACTAAAAAGGATGTGTGTAATGTGGAAAGCGGAACGGCAGCGGCTGACAGCTGTCAGCAGCAATTAAACAACGGTAATGGGAAAATATGCGTTCAATCGGCGCCAGGCGATCTGAAACAAATCGTCCTCGATGGACTGGAGAAGAAGGGAGACCGTGGCATCTGGTTGTG GGTTCTCTTTTTCCTGTGCCTAACTCCGAACATCCTGAATGGCTTCCACGTGTCATCGTACGTTTTCCTCGGGAAAATGCCGGAAAATTACTACTGTCTCATCCCAAGTCTGCTGCAGAACGGCTGGACCCACGATGAGATTAGGAACATTTCCACAAGCAG CGGCATAACGAAAAACGGAACTTGCACAGTTCTCAACTGGGACTACGCGCACTTAGCGGGCATGAACTACCAAGCCGCGCTCGATTTCATTTCCGAGAAACCACGACCCAATCAAGTGTCCTGCCTGGGAACACCCAGCTTAGAGATGTACTACGAGCAGCAATCGGGCGCCTCTATCGTTCCCGAGTGGGATCTGATTTGTGAACGAACCGCTCTTAGATCAACTGTACAGGTTGCTCTTTCAGTGGGAAAATTTCTCGGGGCGTCTACTTTTGGCGTTCTCTCGGATAAATACGGTAGAAAAAGCAGCTTCACTGTTGCCGCCCTATTGTACGTGGTTGCTAGTTTGTTGACCACGTTTTCACCTTACTACGTTCTTTTGCTGCTCGGGAGAGTTGGACTAGGAGCATCTGCTTCGGGCGTGTTCTACCCAGCTTTTGCTTTGC TGACGGAGAATATAGGTGTTCGACATCGATCATGGATGAGCATAGCTTTCAATTTCTCGTACCCAATCGGAATGTTGATCCTTGCTCTGGCTGCCTATTACATCAATCAATGGCGAGATTTGTCATTAGCTTTAACCATACCATCATTCCTGTTAATCATTCACCTTTA cTTTTTAGTGGAATCACCTCGATGGTTGTTAAGTAAAGGGCGGGAACGTCGTGCTTATCAAATGGTATTTGGTCGCAAGCCACCTCAGGAACTGTGTGACAATGATAAAGAACTCAGCCAGGAAGAGATAGCTGCCGCTGTAGCAAAGAATGTGGACGTACCTAAAACTCCACTAGGCGTTCGAATCAAACAAACATTTAGCGAATTCACCAAGCTCTACGGAACACCAAAATTATGTCGACGGGCACTAATCTGTCACTTTACGTGGTGTGTCACGTCGCTCTGTTACTACGTAACAG CCCTTAATGCAGACAATTTCGCTGCCAATCGGAATGTGTATGTAGCCACTACAGGCTCTGTAGACATTCTAGCCTACATCGTATCGATGATAGTGTTGGCCTATTTTGGCCGTAAAAGCACATCTTTCTGCTTCTTCCTTTACGCTGGCATCTGCCTGTTGGTGGTGTTGGCCATTCCGAGAGAAAGCACCAATCTTGTGGTCACCCTAGCTATGCTCGGTCGACTAGGAATTACGGCAGTCTATGCCGTGGTGACACTACACACAGCAGAGCTATTCCCCACGGAAATCCGGAACACTGCACTCGGAATCTGCTCGACAATGGCGCACGTGGGCTCGATCGCAGCGCCCTATATTGTGGATCTGCTCGGTCAGTTTGCCTGGTGGATTCCAACGACGATCTGTGGCACTGCGGTGCTAGTGGCCGCCCTTTTCACCCTACTGCATCCAGAGACGAGGGATGCGGCTCTGAAAGATCATGCCAAACAGGAAACCGATGCCTCGGGTGATAGCGAACCGATGAAGCAGTAG